A single region of the Raphanus sativus cultivar WK10039 chromosome 1, ASM80110v3, whole genome shotgun sequence genome encodes:
- the LOC108807611 gene encoding ethylene-responsive transcription factor ERF017, whose protein sequence is MEEGPSSSMKSKYKGVRKRRWGKWVSEIRLPNSRERIWLGSYDTPEKAARAFDAALFCLRGSGANFNFPEKPPVISGWQNMSRSEIREAAARFANSEESVGREEKDEEQESELVVESVFPTVGSGNFASDFGLFDDDLREELAPPTLDENYDCSSVYLWNF, encoded by the coding sequence ATGGAGGAGGGACCGTCGTCGTCGATGAAGTCAAAGTACAAAGGCGTGAGGAAGAGGAGATGGGGGAAATGGGTATCGGAGATCAGACTCCCCAACAGCAGAGAGCGTATCTGGTTGGGATCCTACGACACTCCCGAGAAGGCGGCGCGTGCCTTCGACGCTGCCCTCTTCTGCCTCCGAGGCAGCGGCGCGAATTTCAATTTCCCCGAGAAACCTCCGGTTATCTCCGGATGGCAAAATATGTCGCGATCGGAGATCCGAGAAGCGGCTGCGAGGTTTGCTAATTCGGAAGAGAGTGTGGGGAGAGAGGAGAAGGATGAGGAGCAAGAGTCGGAGTTGGTGGTGGAGAGTGTGTTCCCGACGGTTGGATCGGGTAACTTCGCTTCGGATTTCGGGTTGTTTGATGATGATTTAAGAGAAGAGCTTGCTCCTCCTACGCTGGATGAGAATTATGATTGCTCCTCGGTTTATCTTTGGAACTTCTGA
- the LOC108807600 gene encoding auxin response factor 19: MKAPSNGFHPNPAEGEKKAINSQLWHACAGPLVSLPPVGSLVVYFPQGHSEQVAASMQKQTDFIPNYPNLPSKLICLLHSVTLHADTETDEVYAQMTLQPVNKYDREALLASDMGLKINRQPTEFFCKTLTASDTSTHGGFSVPRRAAEKIFPPLDFSMQPPAQEIVAKDLHDTTWTFRHIYRGQPKRHLLTTGWSVFVSTKRLFAGDSVLFVRDEKSQLTLGIRRANRQTPTLSSSVISSDSMHIGILAAAAHANANSSPFTIFFNPRASPSEFVVPLAKYNKALYAQVSLGMRFRMMFETEDCGVRRYMGTVTGISDLDPVRWKGSQWRNLQVGWDESTAGDRPSRVSIWEIEPVITPFYICPPPFFRPKYPRQPGMPDDELDMENAFKRAMPWMGEEFGMKDAQSSMFPGLSLVQWMSMQQNNPLSAGAATAQLPSYNLPNNFAPNDHSKLLNFQSPNLSPANTQFNKPNMVSHISQQMQAQPAMVQSQQQQQQLQQQVQMSHQQLQQHHHHQQQQGGYNTGSVNNGVSGVSNQVSCQNQSTGFTQSQLQQQSMLSNGAKMTHQNMVSAGNKASSQMTAQELQFQQQLELHNSTQLLRNQQEQSSMHPLQQTLSQNPQQLQMQQQQQQSSKPSPSQQLQLQLLQKLQQQQQSTPPLVSSSLQPQLPSLQQTQSHQLQQLLSSQNQQPLPQSNNSFMQPPQIQVSHHQQQGYMNNNNKPVAAGRSQSGHIDGEAPSCSTSPSANNTGGHDNVSPTNFLSRNQQQGQAVSVSVPVPVPASDSVFERASNPVQQGMVNLKSATEQFKFKGAVTDQIDVTTVGTTYCPDVVGPGQQQQQQQQQQTFPLPSFGFDGDLQTHHPKNNLAYAGNLEAVNPDALYSQKDFQNLVPNYGNAPRDIETELSSASQSFGIPSIPFKSGGSNEIGGINDSGIMNGGGIWPNQAQRMRTYTKVQKRGSVGRSIDVTRYSGYEELRHDLARMFGIEGQLEDPQTSDWKLVYTDHENDILLVGDDPWEEFVNCVQNIKILSSAEVQQMSLDGDLAAIPTTNQACSETDSGNAWKVHYEDTSAAASFNR; the protein is encoded by the exons ATGAAGGCTCCATCAAATGGATTTCATCCCAATCCAGCAGAAG GAGAGAAGAAAGCAATCAATTCTCAGCTATGGCACGCTTGTGCTGGTCCTTTGGTTTCATTGCCTCCTGTTGGAAGTCTTGTTGTTTACTTCCCTCAAGGACATAGCGAACAA GTTGCAGCATCTATGCAGAAGCAAACTGATTTTATACCAAACTACCCAAATCTTCCTTCTAAGCTCATTTGCTTGCTTCATAGTGTTACTTTACAT GCTGATACCGAGACCGATGAAGTCTATGCACAAATGACTCTTCAACCTGTGAATAAG TACGACAGAGAAGCACTCCTAGCTTCTGATATGGGTCTGAAGATAAACAGACAACCTACTGAGTTTTTCTGCAAGACACTTACAGCGAGTGACACCAGCACTCACGGTGGTTTCTCTGTACCACGCCGTGCTGCTGAGAAAATATTCCCTCCTCTT GATTTCTCGATGCAACCCCCTGCACAAGAGATTGTAGCTAAAGATTTACACGACACTACATGGACCTTTAGACATATATACCGAG GCCAACCGAAAAGACACTTGCTTACCACTGGTTGGAGCGTTTTTGTTAGCACAAAGAGACTATTCGCTGGTGACTCAGTTTTGTTTGTAAG AGATGAGAAATCACAGCTGACGTTGGGTATAAGACGTGCGAATAGACAAACACCGACTCTTTCCTCATCGGTCATATCAAGCGACAGTATGCACATTGGGATTCTGGCAGCTGCAGCTCATGCCAATGCCAATAGCAGCCCCTTTACCATCTTCTTCAATCCAAGAGCAAGTCCTTCAGAGTTTGTAGTTCCTCTAGCCAAGTACAACAAAGCGTTGTACGCTCAAGTATCTCTTGGAATGCGGTTCCGGATGATGTTTGAGACAGAGGATTGTGGTGTTCGAAGATATATGGGTACAGTCACCGGTATTAGTGATCTTGACCCTGTCAGATGGAAAGGCTCCCAATGGCGTAACCTTCAG GTAGGATGGGATGAATCAACAGCTGGAGATAGACCAAGCCGAGTATCTATATGGGAGATTGAACCAGTTATAACTCCGTTCTACATATGCCCTCCTCCATTTTTCAGACCTAAGTACCCGAGGCAACCAGGGATGCCAG ATGATGAGCTGGACATGGAGAACGCTTTCAAAAGAGCAATGCCTTGGATGGGAGAAGAGTTTGGGATGAAAGACGCGCAGAGTTCAATGTTTCCTGGTTTAAGCCTGGTTCAGTGGATGAGTATGCAGCAGAACAACCCTTTGTCAGCTGGTGCTGCTACCGCTCAGCTACCATCTTATAACCTACCTAACAATTTTGCTCCCAACGACCATTCAAAGCTGTTGAACTTCCAATCCCCAAACCTCTCTCCTGCGAATACGCAGTTCAACAAACCGAACATGGTTAGCCATATCAGTCAACAGATGCAAGCACAACCAGCCATGGTGCAatctcaacaacaacaacaacagctgCAGCAACAAGTACAGATGTCACATCAACAGCTGCagcaacatcatcatcatcagcagcaGCAAGGGGGTTATAACACAGGTTCTGTAAACAATGGAGTGAGTGGTGTTTCTAACCAAGTCTCTTGTCAGAATCAGTCTACTGGTTTTACTCAGTCTCAGCTTCAGCAGCAGTCAATGCTCTCTAATGGTGCTAAAATGACCCACCAGAACATGGTTTCCGCTGGGAATAAGGCCTCGTCTCAAATGACAGCGCAAGAATTGCAGTTTCAGCAGCAATTGGAATTGCACAATAGTACGCAATTATTGAGAAACCAGCAGGAACAGTCGTCTATGCATCCGCTACAACAAACTCTTTCCCAGAATCCTCAGCAACTCCAGAtgcaacagcaacaacaacaatcatCAAAACCAAGCCCCTCACAACAGCTACAGTTGCAGCTACTGCAGAAATTACAGCAACAGCAGCAGTCAACTCCTCCTCTGGTAAGCTCGTCCTTACAGCCACAGTTACCGTCGTTGCAACAAACACAAAGCCATCAACTGCAACAACTTCTGTCCTCTCAGAATCAACAGCCCTTGCCACAGAGTAATAACAGCTTCATGCAGCCTCCACAGATTCAGGTGAGTCATCATCAGCAACAAGgatatatgaataataataataagccTGTAGCCGCTGGAAGATCACAGTCTGGTCACATAGATGGAGAAGCTCCTTCTTGTTCAACCTCCCCATCCGCCAATAACACAGGAGGACATGATAATGTTTCACCGACAAACTTCCTGAGCAGAAATCAACAACAAGGACAAGCAGTATCTGTATCTGTACCTGTACCTGTACCTGCATCTGATTCAGTCTTTGAGCGTGCAAGCAATCCAGTCCAACAAGGCATGGTGAATTTGAAGAGTGCTACTGAACAGTTCAAGTTTAAAGGCGCAGTAACAGATCAAATCGATGTAACTACAGTTGGAACAACGTATTGTCCTGATGTTGTTGGCCCTggacagcagcagcagcagcagcagcagcaacagacTTTCCCATTACCATCATTCGGTTTTGATGGAGACCTCCAAACTCACCATCCAAAAAACAACTTAGCTTACGCTGGTAACCTAGAAGCCGTGAATCCTGATGCTCTCTATTCTCAAAAGGACTTTCAGAACTTAGTACCCAACTATGGGAATGCACCAAGAGACATCGAGACCGAGCTATCAAGTGCTTCTCAGTCGTTTGGTATTCCCAGCATTCCCTTTAAGTCCGGAGGTTCAAATGAGATCGGTGGGATTAATGATTCAGGGATTATGAACGGTGGTGGGATCTGGCCCAATCAGGCTCAACGGATGCGAACGTATACAAAG GTTCAAAAACGAGGGTCAGTGGGAAGATCAATAGATGTTACCCGTTATAGCGGCTACGAGGAGCTCAGGCATGACTTAGCGAGAATGTTTGGCATCGAAGGACAGCTTGAGGATCCACAAACCTCTGACTGGAAGCTTGTATACACAGATCATGAAAACGATATACTGCTCGTTGGTGATGATCCTTGGGA gGAATTTGTGAACTGCGTGCAAAACATAAAGATACTGTCATCAGCAGAGGTGCAGCAAATGAGCTTAGACGGAGACCTTGCAGCTATCCCAACAACAAACCAAGCCTGCAGCGAAACAGACAGCGGAAATGCATGGAAAGTACACTATGAAGACACATCTGCTGCAGCTTCATTCAACAGATAG